One genomic window of Cryptococcus neoformans var. neoformans JEC21 chromosome 13 sequence includes the following:
- a CDS encoding asparaginase, putative, producing MTGQQTAKRRSVLMIGTGGTIASETTASGLAPLRQDTFFRRIRQHPSLTSPLQFSSTSVSFSSPVITTVIDKNIKYPKLVTPELDDEGRDVEYEILDLNRHMDSSEMTPAEWNKIAALVYQNWDGYDGFVILSGTDTLAYTAAILSFLFKDAGKPIIVTGAQIPLSRPRSDGWTNILDSLFVAGVLPYAGVGIVFNHQVMHGTRATKTSPNLFAAFTTPCIPPLINLNVKITLDSTLSLAPRSITPPAPLIALNADPTVLSVHIYPGLTGSLLSAQIAAVPTCKAVILSAYGSGNLPLDMENGVLEALKKMVEREVLVVVISQCAIPNIYPLYTQGRTLLDIGVLPGYDLTHEAAFAKLIWLVSRPDLTFEQRQELFETPLVGEMSVTSRLRKT from the exons ATGACAGGTCAACAAACAGCTAAAAGACGAAGTGTGCTGATGATCGGTACGGGCGGTACCATCGCCTCTGAAACAACCGCAAGCGGTCTCGCACCT CTTCGACAAGACACATTCTTCCGCCGTATCCGACAGCATCCTTCGCTCACTTCCCCTCTTCAgttctcctccacctccgtctccttctcttccccagTCATCACCACGGTCATCGACAAGAACATCAAGTACCCTAAACTGGTCACCCCAGAactggatgatgaaggtcGGGATGTTGAGTATGAGATTCTGGATTTGAATAGACATATGGACAGTAGTGAGATGACGCCTGCAGAGTGGAATAAGATTGCGGCGCTGGTATATCAGAATTGGGACGGGTACGATGGGTTTGTTATTTTGTCTGGGACCGATACTCTG GCGTACACCGCGGCTATCTTATCATTCTTGTTCAAAGATGCGGGGAAACCAATCATCGTCACTGGAGCTCAAATCCCTCTCTCTCGACCGAGATCAGATGGTTGGACGAATATTCTCGATTCGCTCTTCGTCGCTGGCGTCTTGCCTTATGCCGGTGTGGGCATCGTTTTCAACCACCAAGTAATGCATGGTACCAG GGCAACCAAGACCAGCCCAAACCTCTTTGCCGCATTCACCACGCCCTGTATCCCCCCACTCATCAACCTCAATGTCAAAATTACTCTTGACTCCACTCTATCCCTTGCCCCACGATCTATTACACCCCCCGCACCACTCATCGCCCTCAATGCTGACCCTACCGTCCTCTCCGTCCATATCTATCCCGGCCTCACCGGTTCACTTCTCTCCGCGCAAATTGCCGCCGTTCCCACTTGCAAAGCTGTCATTCTCTCAGCTTATGGTTCGGGTAACTTGCCTCTCGACATGGAGAATGGAGTTTTGGAGGCATTGAAAAAGATGGTAGAGCGAGAAGTGCTGGTGGTCGTCATTTCACAATGTGCGATACCGAATATTTACCCGCTGTATACCCAGGGAAGGACGCTTCTGGATATCG GGGTCTTGCCGGGTTATGACTTGACGCACGAGGCGGCCTTTGCAAAACTCATCTGGCTTGTGTCAAGGCCCGATTTGACATTCGAACAGAGACAAGAGTTGTTCGAGACGCCATTGGTCGGGGAGATGTCTGT GACCAGCCGCTTGCGCAAGACGTAG
- a CDS encoding cyclohydrolase, putative yields the protein MTDLDKVLELLNNLTVKQEQLAQELKNHTCSCGAQYHYDPTAHHSPPTSPTAGGVDTFRASRGSISSLSALLGSSPTSTSGFSPAPNGVANNSGASNGSSTPYGNLSLDAAARGSGAPGGLVPPEKDAKKKHKGLYPSRVILTTYPSQAGINPIPINWGAGPTARERGPVVCSRIKSNLPIRNAIGAHAGSYSIYRALSIAMGQLRPDWRPDLTNTHPPFVLPPTDGWFGNKIVSFDPWGAMSQEVWAKEYAAGLDVRPTISQTKAHIKIQELDELFRKGEFPCDGEIVIKSPDLPAFPGADQGIEVNTYKAAIDPVWYLPGVADRLGIEEGVLRRALFEDTGGMYPELLTRPDIKTFLPPIGGMTVYIMGDPAKLQDPDTEVTCRPHDSCSGSDVFGSDICTCRPYLIFGISEAIKCAQRGGVGVIVYFQKEGRALGEVVKYMVYNRRKRGGDTAAEYFNNTERVAGVKDARHQALMPDVLHFLGIKHIHNLISMSNMKYDAIIGSGITVGKRYEIPEELIPADGRVEIDAKIQSGYFSKKEVTEELVKETKGRNWEDIIH from the exons ATGACAGACCTAGACAAAGTACTTGAATTACTCAACAACCTTACCGTAAAGCAGGAGCAGCTCGCCCAAGAG CTCAAGAACCATACCTGCTCATGCGGCGCACAGTATCACTACGATCCTACGGCACACCACTCGCCACCTACATCCCCAACAGCCGGTGGCGTTGATACCTTCCGAGCGTCACGTGGCAGTATCTCCAGTCTGAGCGCATTACTCGGGTCATCGCCCACGTCGACCAGCGGCTTTTCTCCCGCTCCTAACGGCGTCGCTAATAATAGCGGTGCCTCCAATGGTTCATCCACGCCATATGGTAACCTTTCTCTGGACGCTGCTGCTAGAGGTTCTGGTGCGCCCGGTGGTCTCGTCCCACCTGAGAAGGatgcgaagaagaagcataAGGGTCTTTACCCCAGCAGAGTCATACTTACCA CCTATCCTAGCCAAGCCGGTATCAACCCAATCCCTATCAACTGGGGTGCTGGTC CGACCGCTCGCGAACGAGGACCTGTCGTATGCTCGCGTATCAAATCCAATCTCCCCATCCGTAACGCCATTGGTGCCCATGCCGGTTCATATTCCATCTACCGAGCACTCTCTATTGCGATGGGACAGTTGCGGCCTGACTGGAGGCCTGATCTTACCAATACCCAT CCACCTTTTGTTCTTCCCCCGACTGACGGTTGGTTCGGCAACAAGATTGTCTCGTTTGATCCTTGGGGTGCCATGTCGCAAGAAGTCTGGGCCAAG GAATACGCCGCCGGCCTCGACGTTCGCCCTACCATCTCCCAAACCAAAGCCCACATTAAGATCCAAGAACTCGATGAACTCTTCCGCAAGGGCGAATTCCCATGCGATGGCGAAATCGTCATCAAGTCACCCGATCTCCCCGCTTTCCCCGGGGCGGATCAAGGTATTGAAGTCAACACTTACAAAGCTGCCATTGACCCTGTTTGGTACCTTCCTGGCGTCGCCGACAGATTAGGTATTGAGGAAGGTGTCTTGAGAAGAGCGTTGTTCGAGGATACAGGCGGTATGTACCCCGAGCTTTTAACTCGGCCTGATATCAAGactttcctccctcccatcGGGGGTATGACCGTCTACATCATGGGTGACCCTGCCAAACTCCAAGATCCCGACACTGAAGTCACCTGCCGCCCACACGACTCTTGCTCCGGCTCCGACGTCTTTGGTTCAGACATTTGCACTTGCCGACCATACCTCATCTTTGGGATCAGCGAAGCTATTAAATGCGCCCAAAGAGGTGGTGTAGGAGTCATAGTATACTTccaaaaggaaggaagggcgcTCGGCGAGGTGGTCAAGTACATGGTGTACAATCGACGTAAGAGAGGAGGCGATACCGCCGCAGAGTACTTTAACAACACCGAGCGTGTAGCGGGGGTGAAAGATGCGCGACACCAGGCACTTATGCCTGATGTACTCCACTTTTTGGGTATCAAGCATATCCACAACTTGATCTCGATGAGTAACATGAAGTATGACGCGATCATTGGCAGTGGGATTACGGTCGGGAAGAGGTATGAGATACCAGAGGAACTCATTCCAGCTGATGGGAGAGTGGAAATCGATGCCAAG ATTCAGTCTGGCTACTTTTCAAAGAAAGAAGTCACCGAAGAGCTTGTGAAAGAGACAAAGGGTCGTAACTGGG AGGATATCATTCATTAG
- a CDS encoding expressed protein, whose protein sequence is MRRLGTMRRNLEEMKMDWEDLHVNALFHGLPSRFHHLRNEQFGGSARKTAADIELTIANIDAAASYFASSSPAALAVSVCRSDETLTAFYTRLSCKWRQPSAAHPCARCGSPDHWVVSCPSPPVSSHPAHPGAPDSQRSRRTQATSCPMGALRGRQVLRQTFRDKLKLAKQGPNGSKKGRWEVYVAARESASLKDIRNKQKRQTTIKLDPAAVLWNRWRDRAPKDWSELVKLLKNVCLLVLTLKLSYPTRFE, encoded by the exons ATGCGTCGCTTGGGGACAATGCGTCGTAACCTTgaggaaatgaagatggacTGGGAGGATCTCCATGTCAATGCCCTTTTCCACGGCCTCCCTTCCCGGTTCCATCATTTGCGAAACGAGCAGTTCGGTGGGAGTGCTCGCAAGACAGCCGCCGATATCGAACTCACTATCGCCAACATTGATGCTGCGGCATCCTACTTCGCGTCGTCATCTCCTGCAGCTCTCGCTGTCTCCGTCTGCCGCTCTGACGAAACTCTTACTGCCTTCTACACGAGACTTTCTTGCAAATGGCGTCAACCCTCTGCTGCGCATCCTTGTGCCCGTTGCGGTTCCCCCGACCACTGGGTTGTCAGCTGCCCCTCTCCACCCGTGTCCTCCCATCCCGCCCATCCCGGGGCTCCCGATTCCCAAAGAAGCAGGCGGACACAAGCTACTTCCTGTCCAATGGGAGCGTTACGTGGGAGGCAAGTACTGCGACAAACTTTCAG GGACAAATTGAAATTGGCGAAACAGGGGCCTAATGGCTCTAAAAAAGGACGATGGGAAGTCTATGTGGCGGCTCGAGAGAGCGCCTCATTAAAAGACATCAGGAACAAGCAGAAGCGACAGACGACGATCAAGCTCGATCCAGCAGCGGTATTATGGAACCGTTGGCGTGACAGAGCTCCCAAAGATTGGTCTGAGCTAGTCAAGCTGTTGAAAAATGTTTGTTTACTGGTGCTAACACTTAAACTCTCGTATCCAACAAGATTTGAATAG
- a CDS encoding NADH-cytochrome b5 reductase, putative — translation MFTIEVLAQKLAPHASFLGGLVVAAILGLFIFFQEKDRKVLDPVEWRSFKLVDKDHLSHNTALYRFALPRASDSLGLPIGQHISVAAEINGKQVVRSYTPTTLDDDKGHFDLVVKTYEKGNISRYLSLLTIGQEIKVKGPKGKFVYTPNMAPHLVMIAGGTGITPMYQIIKSSIKTPGDKTRLSLIYANIQEDDILLKKEIDELQAKSNGRFDVKYVLNNPPEGWTGGVGFVTKEMIEEAMPSSGVGSANHGEGHKVLMCGPPPMITAMKGHLAQIGYPAPRSVSKLEDQVFLF, via the exons ATGTTCACCATCGAGGTTCTCGCTCAGAAGCTTGCTCCTCATGCCAGCTTCCTCGGCGGTCTCGTCGTCGCTGCTATTCTCGgccttttcatcttcttccagg AGAAGGACAGAAAAGTACTTGACCCTGTTGAGTGGAGGTCTTTCAAGCTCGTTGACAAGGATCACTTGTCCCACAACACTGCTTT GTACCGATTTGCCCTTCCCCGAGCATCTGATTCTCTCGGTCTCCCCATCGGTCAACACATCTCTGTCGCTGCCGAGATTAATGGCAAGCAGGTTGTTAGATCTTACACTCCCACCACTTTGGATGACGACAAAGGACACTTTGACTTGGTTGTCAAG ACATACGAGAAGGGTAACATCTCCCGAtacctttctctcctcactATCGGCCAGGAAATTAAGGTCAAAGGTCCTAAGGGCAAGTTTGTTTACAC CCCCAACATGGCCCCTCACCTTGTCATGATTGCCGGCGGTACCGGTATCACTCCCATGTACCAGATTATTAAATCCTCTATCAAGACTCCCGGCGACAAGACCAGGCTTTCTTTGATCTACGCCAACATTCAGGAAGATGACATCT TgctcaagaaggaaattgaCGAGCTACAAGCCAAGTCCAACGGCCGTTTTGATGTCAAG TACGTTCTTAACAACCCTCCTGAGGGCTGGACTGGTGGTGTTGGTTTCGTCACCAAAGAGATGATTGAGGAAGCTATGCCTTCTTCCGGTGTTGGCTCTGCTAATCACGGTGAGGGTCACAAGGTCTTGATGTGCGGCCCTCCTCCTATGATCACCGCTATGAA GGGCCACCTCGCGCAGATCGGTTACCCTGCTCCTAGGAGCGTCTCCAAGCTCGAGGACCAAGTTTTCCTTTTCTAA
- a CDS encoding vacuole protein, putative codes for MIPRSLVELYGRANHVIQRILGPEQPLSEAEEPILPRSSSSSSMASTQQSTPSYRSSINQNLLRNSFPKALYPFLCVWVVIFIWLIRQQYYYFTPPHDLISCTASPWDDWPPDNCGINGERCADDLTSLSDRTFRCMSGCKVTRLGNERWVGNERVNGVPLVIGGGDMNHTYRADSWICAAAIHSNLISSSLGGCVTVHPLPYPAGHSNFISSAAHGLTSTAFSQYFPGAFTLSHVIPSGCWDLHFIVMGVNAVCLLILTLFLRPPSSLLFTILLVLGYFQITLFSDVPHFPPDWQSLFGGLIPVLITGYWIWKQAFVITLLHFRDAPFTLALWQGAGYWVGVESSTVFARFPISRLGYDTLTPSGLLALVIIVVLIHVVVGYQALAMRKQGLLRYYLVRYLPFIPILLILSNIPSYTLRLHHYLLALLAIPVLSLPNRLSLVLQAFMLGLWLDGVGRWGWASFLEKTSSLLGDAPSGSWTPTFFANLSSPHTLSWSPITPEQAAEDVTGYSILVNDMQAFAGWVNSTIDLKGVLRDGVNYFRIAYEKNGMSMDFSDPIVRWKNGTWGGMEEPVDLF; via the exons ATGATTCCGCGAAGCTTGGTAGAACTTTATGGAAGGGCGAACCATGTCATACAGCGTATACTTGGCCCGGAACAACCGCTGTCGGAGGCCGAAGAGCCAATTCTTCCTAggtcgtcatcatcttcatcaatgGCATCAACTCAGCAGTCTACACCCTCGTATCGATCTTCAATAAACCAAAATCTCCTTCGAAACTCTTTCCCAAAGGCTCTTTATCCATTTCTATGTGTATGGGTCGTGATTTTTATCTGGTTGATCCGTCAGCAATACTATTATTTTACGCCTCCTCACGACCTCATTTCTTGCACGGCTTCACCATGGGACGATTGGCCCCCTGATAACTGCGGAATTAATGGCGAGAGATGCGCGGACGACTTGACATCTTTGTCTGATAGGACATTCAGATGTATGAGCGGATGTAAAGTTACCAGGCTAGGAAACGAGAGGTGGGTTGGTAATGAGCGTGTCAATGGCGTGCCGCTTGTTATTGGTGGCGGGGATATGAACCATACGTACCG AGCGGACTCTTGGATCTGCGCTGCCGCGATCCACTCCAATCtgatctcctcttctctcggCGGATGCGTCACCGTCCATCCCTTACCATACCCTGCCGGCCATTCCAACTTTATCTCGTCTGCCGCTCATGGCCTCACCTCTACAGCATTTTCTCAATACTTCCCAGGCGCGTTCACCCTTTCACACGTTATCCCCTCTGGCTGTTGGGACTTGCACTTTATTGTCATGGGCGTCAACGCCGTCTGCctgctcatcctcaccctcttcctccgtcctccttcttctctcctaTTCACTATCCTCCTTGTTCTGGGATATTTCCAAATCACTTTATTTAGCGATGTCCCACATTTCCCGCCAGACTGGCAATCCCTTTTCGGCGGACTCATTCCTGTGCTGATCACAGGCTACTGGATCTGGAAACAGGCTTTCGTCATCActctcctccattttcGCGACGCACCATTTACCTTAGCGCTTTGGCAGGGCGCAGGATATTGGGTAGGTGTGGAGAGTTCAACAGTCTTTGCCAGGTTTCCCATCAGCAGGCTCGGGTATGACACTCTTACTCCATCTGGTCTTCTGGCTCTTGTGATCATCGTGGTCCTGATCCACGTTGTCGTCGGATACCAAGCGCTCGCCATGCGTAAGCAGGGTCTACTCCGATACTACCTCGTCCGCTATCTCCCTTTCATACCtatccttctcatcctttccaatATCCCATCTTACACCCTTCGACTACACCATTACCTCCTTGCTCTCCTCGCTATCCCGGTTTTGTCCCTCCCCAACCGACTTAGTTTGGTGTTACAAGCATTCATGCTCGGTTTATGGCTAGACGGCgttggaagatggggtTGGGCTAGTTTCCTCGAAAAGACTTCTTCT CTTCTCGGCGATGCCCCCTCTGGCTCATGGACACCCACATTTTTCGCCAACCTCAGCTCCCCTCATACCCTCTCCTGGTCACCCATCACCCCCGAACAAGCTGCGGAGGATGTAACCGGGTACTCCATCTTAGTCAACGATATGCAGGCGTTTGCTGGATGGGTGAATAGTA CAATTGATTTGAAAGGTGTACTGCGGGACGGGGTGAATTATTTCCGTATCGCC TacgagaagaatggaatgTCAATGGACTTTAGCGACCCCATTGTCCGATGGAAGAATGGTACATGGGGAGGCATGGAAGAGCCTGTAGATCTTTTTTAG
- a CDS encoding expressed protein, with the protein MSTLSGSSAQSALWSTLSSIVSIPYKIYNSTRVFYQEYKLWYDTNQPLFIFDTEMSLEWARIKTNGELRTDNPCIEYYYFAGDPDPERTDYHFMRFTLEDGTTLERKEYCKAWAVTKQAVIFFEGLQESLKAWENPAEPKYGDQMLRVGAILKKWEAYLDELTFSMRTLKVWEREHCVPEKWAAIPPYDYDNPRIFPFATINSAGKRETRHLTPLFIPLSKHVIKLHEEGFDEEWFDLWDRLKPDPEKFAPYHLPLDRPWPYKDIALRRKKVTGENRER; encoded by the exons ATGTCAACCCTAAGCGGATCTTCCGCTCAGTCTGCTCTCTGGTCAACTCTCTCCTCTATTGTTAGCATCCCTTACAAAATATACAACAGTACTCGCGTCTTTTACCAAGAATACAAGCTATGGTACGACACGAATCAACCACTATTCATCTTCGATACCGAAATGTCCCTCGAATGGGCAAGGATCAAGACAAATGGCGAGTTGCGTACCGACAATCCTTGTATTGAGTATTATTATTTTGCTGGTGATCCAGACCCTGAGCGCACCGATTACCATTTTATGCGCTTCACATTGGAGGATGGAACAACG TTGGAGCGGAAGGAGTACTGCAAGGCTTGGGCGGTGACAAAGCAGGCTGTGATCTTTTTCGAGGGGCTCCAGGAATCTTTGAAGGCATGGGAAAATCCAGCAGAACCCAAGTATGGGGATCAAATGCTCAGAGTGGGTGCGATATTGAAAAAA TGGGAGGCTTATCTTG ATGAATTAACTTTCTCGATGCGTACCCTGAAGGTGTGGGAGCGTGAACATTGCGTTCCCGAGAAATGGGCTGCTATACCTCCATATGATTATGACAATCCTCGTATTTTCCCATTCGCAACAATAAACAGTGCTGGGAAACGAGAAACCCGTCATCTCACACCTTTGTTTATTCCTCTCTCAAAACATGTAATAAAGCTTCACGAGGAAGGAtttgatgaggaatggTTTGATCTTTGGGATAGGCTGAAGCCAGATCCAGAGAAATTTGCACCCTATCATCTACCTCTGGATAGACCTTGGCCATATAAGGATATTGCtctgaggaggaagaaggttaCTGGTGAGAATCGagagcgatga